A stretch of Campylobacter showae DNA encodes these proteins:
- a CDS encoding hemolysin family protein, which produces MHPSSADSLFMIALAIFFVFLNAFFVLSEFSIVKVRKTRLEELVKDKVPNAKTALDMSNNLDTYLSATQLGITLSSLALGWIGEPAVARLIEEPLKTYFNLSDILVHTVSFAIAFTLITLMHVVLGELVPKSVAIAKSEKAVLAIARPLHIFWVVFSPLIKTFDFLAGVSLKILGIKPAKDSELAHSEEEIKIIVGESLKGGVLDSFETEIIKNAVDFSDTVAKEIMTPRRDMVCINKQKSYEENIKVIFDSKYTRYPYIDGSKDAILGMIHIRDILQIDTVNKKREFDSIVRKFVIVPENLSISKILVMMNKQQISAALVVDEYGGTAGLLTMEDIMEEILGDFNDEHDDADPHYKKINENIYEFQGRFDLESVEELMGISFADETEELTIGGYVFNLIGRLPVVGDKIEDENCYYEVRKMDGASISSVKVRRKIEEKEDED; this is translated from the coding sequence TTGCACCCCAGTAGCGCCGACTCGCTTTTTATGATCGCTCTCGCGATTTTTTTCGTATTTCTAAACGCTTTTTTCGTCTTATCAGAATTTTCCATCGTCAAAGTCCGCAAGACCCGCCTAGAGGAGCTTGTGAAGGACAAAGTGCCAAACGCGAAAACCGCGCTTGATATGTCAAACAACCTCGACACATACCTCTCCGCCACGCAGCTAGGCATCACGCTAAGCTCGCTGGCTCTTGGCTGGATCGGCGAACCTGCGGTCGCTAGACTGATCGAGGAGCCGCTAAAAACATACTTTAATCTAAGCGATATATTAGTCCACACCGTCTCGTTTGCGATCGCGTTTACGCTGATCACGCTCATGCACGTGGTGCTAGGCGAGCTAGTGCCAAAGTCAGTCGCCATCGCAAAATCTGAAAAAGCAGTCCTAGCCATCGCGCGTCCATTGCACATATTTTGGGTTGTTTTCTCACCGCTTATCAAGACTTTTGATTTTCTAGCGGGCGTTTCTCTTAAAATTTTAGGCATCAAGCCCGCCAAAGATAGCGAGTTAGCCCACTCCGAAGAGGAGATAAAAATCATCGTGGGCGAGAGCCTAAAAGGCGGCGTTTTAGATAGCTTTGAGACCGAGATCATCAAAAATGCGGTTGATTTTTCCGACACGGTCGCCAAAGAGATCATGACTCCGCGCCGCGATATGGTCTGCATAAATAAGCAAAAAAGCTACGAAGAAAATATCAAAGTGATCTTTGACTCCAAATACACGCGCTATCCGTACATCGACGGCAGCAAGGACGCGATACTGGGTATGATCCATATTAGAGATATCTTGCAGATTGATACAGTTAACAAAAAGCGCGAATTTGACAGCATCGTACGTAAATTCGTCATCGTGCCCGAAAACCTCTCGATATCTAAAATCCTCGTTATGATGAATAAGCAGCAAATCTCCGCCGCCCTAGTCGTGGATGAATACGGCGGCACGGCGGGGCTTCTTACGATGGAAGACATCATGGAAGAAATTTTGGGCGACTTTAACGACGAGCACGACGACGCCGACCCGCACTACAAAAAGATCAACGAAAATATCTACGAGTTTCAGGGGCGTTTTGACTTAGAGAGCGTCGAGGAGCTGATGGGGATTAGCTTTGCCGATGAGACCGAGGAGCTAACGATCGGCGGATATGTCTTTAATCTCATCGGACGCTTGCCGGTCGTAGGCGACAAGATCGAGGATGAGAACTGCTACTACGAGGTGCGAAAGATGGATGGCGCGAGCATCTCAAGCGTCAAGGTGCGCAGAAAAATCGAAGAAAAAGAGGACGAGGACTGA
- the murI gene encoding glutamate racemase — MKIAFFDSGIGGLSVLAEALRRFSGAEFLYFADEDHVPYGTKSRAEIVRLSLDAVGFLVSRGADGVVVACNTATSAAISELRGAFSVPVIGMEPAVKLAADSFGARPTLLIATPLTIAGEKLARLVGRLECETWSLPLPRLVEFAQDLEFDSPAVRAYLREELAKFELERLGSLVLGCTHFNYFKDVLREILPSHVRIIDGIDGTLNRLASELGEGLKFARGYDLPSRAAKFDADGGVEFGANSSAQVGKFEAQGRGADSRQNARGHSKDGGKIYYPNGNSVKYFYSGRALDAAQLRKVELFLKRLDAMREIN; from the coding sequence TTGAAAATAGCGTTTTTTGACTCGGGTATCGGCGGACTAAGCGTGCTAGCTGAGGCTCTGCGGCGGTTTAGCGGGGCGGAGTTTTTGTATTTTGCCGACGAGGATCACGTCCCCTACGGCACTAAAAGTAGGGCGGAGATCGTGCGGCTAAGCCTCGATGCGGTGGGGTTTTTGGTCTCGCGCGGCGCGGACGGGGTCGTCGTTGCTTGCAACACCGCCACGAGCGCGGCTATTTCGGAGCTTCGCGGCGCATTTAGCGTGCCCGTCATCGGCATGGAGCCCGCCGTCAAGCTCGCCGCGGACAGCTTCGGCGCGCGCCCGACACTGCTTATCGCCACGCCGCTAACGATCGCGGGTGAAAAGCTCGCGCGCCTCGTAGGGCGGCTGGAGTGCGAGACGTGGAGCCTGCCGCTGCCTCGCCTCGTGGAGTTCGCGCAGGATTTGGAGTTTGACTCGCCTGCGGTTCGGGCGTATCTGCGGGAGGAACTAGCTAAATTTGAGCTTGAGCGCCTCGGTTCGCTCGTGCTTGGTTGCACGCATTTTAACTATTTTAAGGACGTTTTGCGCGAAATTTTGCCGTCTCACGTACGCATCATCGACGGCATAGACGGCACGCTAAATCGCCTAGCTAGCGAGCTGGGCGAAGGGCTAAAGTTTGCGCGCGGCTATGATTTGCCCTCGCGGGCGGCTAAATTTGACGCAGACGGCGGCGTGGAATTTGGTGCGAATTCATCGGCGCAAGTCGGTAAATTTGAGGCACAAGGGCGAGGCGCAGACAGCAGACAGAACGCAAGAGGGCACAGCAAGGACGGCGGTAAAATTTACTATCCAAACGGCAACAGCGTGAAGTATTTTTACTCGGGCAGAGCGCTAGATGCGGCGCAGCTGCGCAAGGTGGAACTGTTTTTAAAGCGGCTCGACGCGATGCGGGAGATTAACTAA
- a CDS encoding DUF945 family protein produces MKKIIFALAVVLIAAFGAAFYGSSKAKESYDRGVARLTSETLKLGFFNIKANAVENDYDKGLFSSHAVIKLELTDGKDPVKFEAKTTLKHGFAELFSGFKAHSDVKALTPEAVLYLKTIFGTDEFLSIDALIKFDKTRDVTLNLADIKTNEDDSSFVISKPFAKAQIKENKIKSLEIGVGKIGGGDTDGVDKVDIENASALIELNDFKGFDDLISFINIQTAYENIAKIGVKADKMSFNSAKGYDFPKSVGITGMSFLAQIKQNADANLLDTITDASLGALDVDGKKILTQLNLSLNEKNVNKEAMAMYVSDPQEATLYKILMSKNYVMEVKNFSFKNPNGKELKFNAVADASGLGSESKTLHDDVDIQTALKAVKFDGEIKVQAASITEFLSAYKGLMADSDFNQMMDGIKPFEERVNSLFAKEGEYMSAKFKHDVGSDDLLVNDKISLKEFIMSLMAN; encoded by the coding sequence ATGAAAAAGATTATATTTGCGCTTGCAGTCGTTTTGATCGCGGCTTTTGGAGCCGCGTTTTACGGCTCTTCTAAGGCCAAAGAGTCCTACGATAGAGGCGTGGCGAGGCTAACTAGCGAGACTTTGAAGCTTGGATTTTTTAATATAAAAGCAAACGCGGTAGAAAACGACTACGATAAAGGCTTATTTAGTTCGCACGCGGTGATAAAACTCGAGCTCACCGACGGTAAAGATCCGGTCAAATTTGAAGCTAAAACGACGCTAAAACACGGATTTGCCGAGCTGTTTAGCGGCTTTAAGGCTCATAGCGACGTCAAAGCGCTAACGCCCGAAGCCGTGCTCTATCTAAAGACAATTTTCGGCACGGACGAGTTTTTAAGTATCGATGCGCTGATAAAATTTGATAAAACCCGCGACGTGACCTTAAATTTGGCCGATATCAAAACAAATGAAGATGACTCTAGCTTCGTAATCTCAAAGCCTTTTGCAAAGGCACAAATCAAAGAAAATAAGATAAAATCCCTAGAAATCGGCGTCGGTAAAATCGGCGGCGGCGATACGGACGGCGTGGATAAGGTCGATATAGAAAACGCCTCCGCGCTCATCGAGCTTAACGACTTTAAGGGCTTTGACGATCTAATCTCGTTTATAAACATACAAACCGCCTACGAAAATATAGCTAAAATCGGAGTAAAGGCCGATAAAATGAGCTTTAACAGCGCTAAGGGTTATGATTTTCCAAAATCGGTCGGCATCACGGGCATGTCGTTTTTAGCGCAGATAAAGCAAAACGCGGACGCAAATCTCCTCGATACGATTACCGACGCTAGTCTAGGGGCGCTTGACGTGGACGGCAAAAAGATTCTTACGCAGCTAAATTTGAGCCTAAACGAGAAAAACGTAAACAAAGAAGCGATGGCGATGTACGTTAGCGATCCTCAAGAGGCGACCCTTTATAAGATTTTGATGAGTAAAAACTACGTGATGGAGGTTAAAAATTTTAGCTTTAAAAACCCAAACGGCAAGGAGCTAAAATTTAACGCGGTAGCCGATGCATCGGGCCTTGGCTCGGAAAGCAAAACGCTGCATGACGACGTAGATATCCAAACGGCGCTAAAAGCGGTCAAATTTGACGGCGAGATAAAGGTGCAAGCCGCGTCTATAACGGAGTTTTTAAGCGCGTATAAGGGGTTAATGGCTGATAGCGACTTTAACCAAATGATGGACGGTATCAAGCCTTTTGAAGAGCGCGTGAATTCGCTTTTTGCTAAAGAGGGCGAGTATATGAGTGCGAAATTTAAACACGACGTCGGTAGCGACGATCTGCTAGTAAACGATAAAATTTCGCTCAAAGAATTTATAATGAGCCTGATGGCGAACTAA
- a CDS encoding Fe-S-containing hydro-lyase → MSEVKKITAPFDKDVVKSLKAGDNVLISGTIIAARDAAHKALTETLARGEALPVNLAGETIYYLGPSPAKPGDVIGAAGPTTSGRMDKYTPTMINEVGINGMIGKGYRSEAVVEAMKKSGCVYMVAIGGAGALISQSIKKYEVLAYPELGPEAIARLTVEDFPAIVAIDSEGNNFYEAGQAPYKKI, encoded by the coding sequence ATGTCAGAAGTAAAAAAGATAACCGCGCCGTTTGATAAAGATGTCGTAAAAAGCCTAAAAGCGGGCGACAATGTGCTAATAAGCGGCACCATCATCGCGGCTCGCGACGCCGCACACAAGGCGCTAACCGAGACTTTGGCTCGCGGCGAGGCATTGCCCGTAAATTTAGCCGGCGAGACGATCTACTACCTTGGACCAAGCCCCGCAAAACCGGGCGACGTCATAGGCGCTGCGGGACCGACTACTAGCGGACGCATGGACAAATACACACCGACGATGATAAACGAAGTGGGCATCAACGGTATGATAGGCAAGGGCTACCGCTCTGAAGCCGTCGTCGAAGCGATGAAAAAATCAGGCTGCGTATACATGGTCGCTATCGGGGGTGCTGGCGCGCTGATTAGCCAAAGTATCAAAAAGTACGAAGTGCTAGCCTATCCAGAGCTAGGCCCTGAGGCGATCGCGAGGCTTACGGTCGAGGATTTCCCGGCTATCGTAGCGATAGATAGCGAGGGTAATAACTTCTACGAAGCAGGACAGGCTCCGTATAAAAAAATATAA
- a CDS encoding M48 family metallopeptidase — MTIRKIILLAVFTATMLTGCFTSSTSGGALGENRRQMFLVSEQEMNEAAAKAYVETLSGARKKGALNIDPVMTKRVQDVAKRLIAQVGAFREDALKWKWEVNVIDENTINAWCMPGGRIVVYSGIIKNLSLTNGELAAVMGHEIAHALREHSREQASTDMLKNVGIFAVSQAAGLGDLATGAMNMAAQYTISLPFSRSHEREADHIGTELMARAGYDPKEAVNVWVKMSQKSGGSVPEILSTHPSSQSRIADLREVAAKLEPVYQQAKK, encoded by the coding sequence ATGACGATAAGAAAAATTATTTTACTCGCCGTATTTACCGCGACGATGCTGACGGGCTGCTTCACTAGCTCGACTAGCGGCGGCGCGCTAGGCGAAAACAGACGCCAGATGTTTTTAGTCAGCGAACAGGAGATGAACGAGGCCGCGGCCAAAGCCTACGTAGAGACGCTTAGCGGCGCGCGCAAAAAAGGCGCGCTAAACATCGATCCCGTGATGACAAAAAGAGTGCAAGACGTCGCCAAGCGGCTCATCGCGCAGGTCGGAGCATTTAGAGAGGACGCGCTCAAGTGGAAATGGGAAGTAAACGTGATCGACGAAAACACGATAAACGCGTGGTGTATGCCTGGCGGCCGCATCGTCGTTTATAGCGGCATCATCAAAAATCTCTCGCTCACAAACGGCGAGCTAGCCGCCGTCATGGGGCACGAGATCGCGCACGCTCTGCGCGAGCATAGCCGCGAGCAGGCCAGCACGGATATGCTCAAAAACGTCGGTATTTTCGCCGTTTCGCAGGCTGCGGGGCTGGGAGATCTAGCTACCGGCGCTATGAATATGGCCGCTCAGTACACCATCTCGTTGCCCTTTTCTCGCTCGCACGAGCGCGAGGCCGACCACATCGGCACGGAGCTGATGGCGCGGGCAGGCTACGATCCTAAAGAGGCGGTAAACGTATGGGTCAAAATGTCGCAAAAAAGCGGCGGCAGCGTGCCTGAGATACTAAGCACCCACCCGTCTAGCCAAAGCCGTATCGCCGATCTGCGCGAGGTCGCGGCCAAGCTCGAGCCGGTGTATCAGCAAGCCAAAAAGTAA
- a CDS encoding NERD domain-containing protein, whose translation MAILIPERKIIEQQKVLPTNGEMAILNFLEITLNNEYEIYYQPYLNGKNPDIVLMRKGGGVLIIEVKDWNLTHYYIDNSGDWRLRENNAYITSHFIK comes from the coding sequence ATGGCAATTCTTATTCCTGAAAGAAAAATAATTGAGCAACAAAAAGTTTTACCTACAAACGGCGAGATGGCAATATTAAACTTTCTAGAAATCACACTAAATAACGAGTATGAAATTTATTACCAACCCTATCTCAACGGCAAAAACCCAGATATTGTTTTAATGCGAAAAGGCGGCGGCGTCCTGATCATTGAAGTAAAAGACTGGAATTTAACACACTATTATATTGATAATTCTGGTGATTGGCGATTAAGAGAAAATAATGCATATATTACTTCTCATTTCATCAAGTAG
- a CDS encoding TRAP transporter substrate-binding protein, with protein sequence MKLFSALALCTAMMISAQAAEKYKIKLASTYESNVPVLGDAPKKFKELVEKMSDGRIEVRVDYPSKHKAAFALLDMVKSAQYDAAFTASYFYKGKDAKLMLFTTVPFGMNKAEQDAWYAYGGGKELAQKVFNEYGIVTFHGGNFGMQMGGWFKKEIKSTDDLKGLKLRMTGLGGEIMAKLGVNINTIPIGELYMAMEMNTIDAVEWVCPAIDINFGFQKVAKFYYTGWQEPASENEFYINKKLWDKLPADLQAIVETATKAVAADVYESAVYQNSLVLDKIKSEHPDVKIASFPPEVIAALRKATDEILDELSAKDATFKEILDSQKAFMKKARVWTQISENSYINSTAE encoded by the coding sequence ATGAAACTATTTTCAGCTCTGGCTCTATGCACGGCGATGATGATCAGCGCGCAGGCAGCGGAAAAATACAAAATCAAGCTCGCCTCCACCTACGAGAGCAACGTACCCGTACTAGGCGACGCCCCAAAGAAATTTAAAGAGCTCGTGGAAAAGATGAGCGACGGCCGTATCGAGGTGCGCGTCGACTATCCGTCCAAGCACAAGGCGGCGTTTGCGCTGCTTGATATGGTCAAAAGCGCCCAGTACGACGCGGCTTTCACCGCTAGCTACTTTTATAAGGGCAAGGACGCTAAGCTTATGCTCTTTACGACCGTGCCTTTTGGCATGAATAAGGCCGAGCAGGACGCATGGTACGCGTACGGCGGCGGCAAGGAACTCGCGCAAAAAGTCTTTAACGAGTACGGCATCGTGACATTTCACGGCGGAAATTTCGGCATGCAAATGGGCGGCTGGTTTAAAAAAGAGATCAAGAGTACGGACGATCTAAAGGGGCTAAAACTACGCATGACCGGGCTTGGCGGCGAGATAATGGCAAAGCTGGGCGTAAACATCAACACGATCCCGATCGGCGAGCTATACATGGCGATGGAGATGAACACGATCGACGCCGTCGAGTGGGTCTGCCCTGCGATCGATATAAATTTCGGCTTTCAAAAGGTGGCTAAATTTTACTACACAGGCTGGCAGGAGCCCGCTAGCGAAAATGAATTTTACATCAACAAAAAGCTCTGGGACAAGCTACCGGCCGACCTCCAAGCTATCGTAGAAACCGCAACCAAGGCTGTAGCAGCAGACGTCTACGAGTCGGCGGTCTATCAAAACTCGCTGGTTCTTGATAAAATCAAAAGCGAGCATCCGGACGTAAAAATAGCCTCGTTCCCGCCCGAGGTCATTGCTGCGCTACGCAAAGCCACGGACGAGATCCTAGACGAGCTCTCAGCCAAAGACGCGACGTTTAAGGAAATTTTAGACTCGCAAAAAGCCTTTATGAAAAAAGCTAGAGTCTGGACGCAGATCTCCGAAAACAGCTACATAAACAGTACTGCAGAGTGA
- a CDS encoding RidA family protein — protein MKKVISTKDAPQAIGPYSQAIEANGFLFISGQLGVTPEGKFAGEDVRAQAEQSMLNLKAILAQAGLSFENAVKTTIFLTNIEDFAAVNEIYAKFFSEPYPARSTIAVKTLPKGGLVEIELIAATK, from the coding sequence ATGAAAAAGGTTATCTCTACAAAAGACGCTCCGCAAGCGATCGGGCCGTATTCGCAGGCGATCGAGGCAAACGGATTTTTGTTTATTTCGGGGCAGCTGGGCGTTACACCGGAGGGCAAATTTGCGGGCGAGGATGTGAGGGCTCAAGCCGAGCAATCGATGCTAAATTTAAAAGCGATTTTGGCGCAGGCGGGGCTTAGCTTTGAAAATGCGGTAAAAACGACGATTTTTCTAACCAACATCGAGGATTTTGCGGCAGTAAACGAAATTTACGCTAAATTTTTTAGCGAACCCTATCCTGCTAGAAGTACGATCGCCGTTAAAACGCTGCCAAAAGGCGGTCTAGTCGAGATCGAGCTCATCGCGGCGACGAAGTAA
- a CDS encoding fumarate hydratase: MRVVQAELISKTVSELCKEACYVVTPDMRAAFEKARENESSPIGKDILGKVLQNADLAQKRVAPICQDTGMAVVFVDIGQDVHIEGGFLEDAINEGVKDGYVGGYLRKSVVNDPIFERKNTTNNTPAVINVRIVRGDKIHIKVAPKGFGSENKSALKMLVPADGLEGVKKVFLDTVKLAGPNACPPMVIGVGIGGTMDKAALMAKYAAARAADSKNPDPRYAKLEEELLELACKTGVGPQGLGGDTTAVKVNIEWYPTHIAGLPVAININCHAARHAEAEI; encoded by the coding sequence ATGAGAGTAGTTCAAGCGGAATTAATCTCCAAAACCGTCAGCGAGCTTTGCAAAGAGGCCTGTTACGTCGTGACGCCCGATATGAGAGCGGCTTTTGAAAAAGCTAGAGAAAACGAGAGCTCGCCGATAGGCAAAGACATCCTAGGCAAGGTACTCCAAAATGCCGATCTAGCCCAGAAGCGCGTTGCGCCGATCTGCCAAGACACGGGCATGGCGGTCGTATTCGTCGATATCGGACAGGACGTGCACATCGAGGGCGGATTTTTAGAGGACGCGATAAACGAGGGCGTAAAAGACGGCTACGTGGGAGGCTACCTGCGCAAATCCGTCGTAAACGACCCGATATTTGAGCGCAAAAATACGACAAACAACACCCCTGCCGTCATAAACGTAAGGATAGTAAGAGGCGATAAAATCCATATAAAAGTGGCTCCAAAGGGCTTTGGTAGCGAGAACAAATCGGCTCTAAAGATGCTAGTGCCCGCAGACGGCCTAGAGGGCGTGAAAAAGGTATTTTTAGACACTGTTAAACTAGCTGGTCCAAACGCCTGCCCTCCGATGGTGATCGGCGTAGGTATAGGCGGCACGATGGATAAGGCCGCGCTAATGGCAAAATACGCAGCCGCTCGCGCCGCAGACAGTAAAAATCCAGATCCAAGATACGCCAAACTAGAGGAGGAGCTGCTAGAGCTCGCCTGTAAAACGGGCGTCGGACCGCAAGGACTAGGCGGCGACACGACCGCGGTAAAAGTAAACATCGAGTGGTATCCGACCCACATCGCGGGCCTACCGGTCGCTATCAACATCAACTGCCACGCCGCTCGCCACGCCGAAGCTGAAATTTAA
- a CDS encoding putative transporter, protein MFSSFFASKKWVQWAHLGVILILALTYAQVQLTVAINEWYKGFYDILQDVKNHTVGDFWTEIEIFAALAFPFVLLGTAISYFTRVWTLRWREAMTFSYIDYWKKTPKDIEGSSQRIQEDIYRFAKIVEDLGTTVVDAVMTLVAFVPILWVLSAKVKVPFMEDVAGSLVWIAVATSAGGLIISWFVGIKLPGLEYNNQKVEAAFRKELVYAEDDKQNYGDTRKLEELFQKIRFNFGRLFLHYGYFDVWKYSFSQAMIIVPLIALGPSVLTGAITLGVMMQVVNAFSQVRASLSIFIRNWTTITELRSIHKRLKEFETNIGYKGTKNENNEGLGLDIFAYWAITIAAFAIYLKLMEFSV, encoded by the coding sequence ATGTTTTCGTCGTTTTTCGCGAGCAAAAAATGGGTGCAGTGGGCGCACCTGGGCGTGATATTGATACTAGCTCTTACCTACGCGCAGGTGCAGCTAACGGTAGCGATAAACGAGTGGTACAAGGGCTTTTACGACATATTGCAAGACGTCAAAAACCACACGGTGGGGGACTTTTGGACGGAGATCGAGATTTTTGCCGCGCTAGCGTTTCCTTTCGTGCTACTAGGTACGGCTATATCGTATTTTACGCGGGTTTGGACGCTTCGGTGGCGAGAGGCGATGACCTTTAGCTACATCGACTATTGGAAAAAGACGCCAAAAGATATCGAAGGTAGCTCGCAACGTATCCAAGAGGACATCTACCGTTTTGCTAAGATCGTCGAGGATCTGGGTACCACGGTGGTTGATGCGGTTATGACGCTAGTGGCCTTCGTGCCCATCCTTTGGGTGCTTAGCGCGAAGGTAAAAGTGCCGTTTATGGAGGACGTAGCCGGCTCGCTCGTATGGATCGCGGTGGCTACAAGCGCAGGCGGCCTCATCATCTCGTGGTTTGTGGGCATAAAGCTGCCCGGCCTTGAGTACAACAACCAAAAAGTCGAAGCCGCATTTAGAAAAGAGCTCGTCTATGCCGAGGACGACAAGCAAAACTACGGCGATACGCGCAAGCTAGAAGAGCTTTTTCAAAAGATAAGATTTAACTTCGGCAGGCTCTTTTTACACTACGGATATTTCGACGTTTGGAAATACAGCTTTAGCCAAGCCATGATCATCGTTCCGCTCATAGCCCTAGGCCCTAGCGTGCTGACGGGCGCGATAACCCTAGGCGTGATGATGCAAGTCGTAAATGCCTTTTCTCAGGTGCGCGCTAGCTTGTCGATATTTATAAGAAACTGGACGACCATCACCGAGCTACGCTCCATACATAAGCGTTTGAAAGAATTTGAAACCAACATCGGCTACAAGGGCACGAAAAACGAGAATAACGAGGGGCTGGGGCTTGATATATTCGCCTATTGGGCGATCACGATCGCAGCCTTTGCGATATATTTAAAGCTAATGGAATTTAGCGTGTAA
- a CDS encoding GNAT family N-acetyltransferase encodes MQKNLAAAKYEISRAVKADLAAITRIYNTSVLEQNATATLHPVGIEEREAWFDAHEAANRPIYVLREVYEANLTNKDSKADCERKFDSDGENLGEQKPSVTNPKSEILAWGSLSDYHPREGYRITAEISVYVAPDARGKGLGGRLVNFMLKLAPKFGIKNVVALIFSSNAASLNLFAKFGFTRWGELPEVCDMGSKIESLTILGKKLG; translated from the coding sequence ATGCAAAAAAATCTCGCCGCCGCAAAATACGAAATCTCGCGCGCCGTTAAGGCCGATCTTGCCGCTATCACGCGCATTTATAACACGAGCGTTTTAGAGCAAAACGCCACGGCCACGCTGCACCCCGTGGGCATAGAGGAGCGCGAAGCGTGGTTTGACGCGCACGAGGCTGCAAATCGCCCGATATACGTGTTACGCGAGGTTTATGAAGCAAATTTGACGAACAAAGACAGCAAAGCTGATTGCGAGAGAAAATTTGACTCAGACGGCGAAAATTTGGGCGAGCAAAAGCCGAGCGTCACAAACCCAAAAAGCGAAATCTTAGCCTGGGGCAGCCTCAGCGACTATCATCCGCGCGAGGGCTACCGCATCACCGCCGAGATCAGCGTCTACGTCGCGCCGGACGCTCGCGGCAAGGGGCTTGGCGGACGGCTAGTAAATTTTATGCTTAAACTCGCGCCCAAATTTGGCATCAAAAACGTCGTCGCGCTGATATTTTCCAGCAACGCCGCTAGCCTAAATTTGTTTGCGAAATTCGGCTTTACGCGCTGGGGCGAACTGCCCGAGGTCTGCGATATGGGCAGCAAAATCGAGAGTCTAACGATACTGGGCAAAAAGCTGGGGTAA
- a CDS encoding DUF411 domain-containing protein, translating to MKKTILGFALLTALASAALGGETIEVYKSPDCGCCGKWGEIMKKNGFEIVEHKTNAIIETKNKYGVPLELSSCHTGIVGGYAIEGHVPAEEIKALLAAKPADVVGISVPGMPLGSPGMEQGGIVEDYDVIAFKKDGTSEVFASYKNGKKVK from the coding sequence ATGAAAAAGACTATTTTGGGATTTGCGCTACTTACGGCGCTTGCGTCGGCGGCGCTAGGCGGCGAGACGATCGAAGTTTATAAAAGCCCGGACTGCGGTTGTTGCGGAAAATGGGGCGAGATAATGAAAAAAAACGGCTTTGAAATCGTAGAGCACAAAACGAACGCGATAATCGAAACGAAAAACAAATACGGCGTTCCGCTGGAGCTATCTAGTTGCCACACCGGTATAGTCGGAGGTTACGCTATCGAGGGGCACGTACCGGCCGAAGAAATAAAAGCCCTTTTGGCCGCTAAACCGGCTGACGTCGTAGGTATCTCGGTGCCGGGCATGCCGCTGGGAAGCCCCGGCATGGAGCAGGGCGGCATCGTCGAGGACTATGATGTGATCGCGTTTAAAAAGGACGGTACGAGCGAAGTTTTTGCAAGCTATAAAAACGGCAAGAAGGTAAAATAA